A single region of the Armatimonadota bacterium genome encodes:
- a CDS encoding ribulose-phosphate 3-epimerase produces MNNAPRVLIAPSLLSADFANFAEAARTARDAGAELLHFDVMDGVFVPNITFGAQTVRALRHHSDALFDVHLMIVQPERYIEEFAQAGADIITVHAEACVHLQRVLAQIRECGVRAGVALNPATPLSVIEYVIPDIDLLLVMTVNPGFGGQRFIPEMLRKIARARAMLDEAGSDAWLEVDGGINGVTTPMVVRAGARVLVAGSSVFGHPEGVRAGVEELRRAVWEAEERV; encoded by the coding sequence ATGAACAACGCGCCTCGCGTGCTGATAGCTCCTTCCTTACTGTCTGCGGATTTTGCGAACTTTGCTGAGGCGGCGCGCACCGCGCGTGATGCCGGCGCGGAACTGCTGCATTTTGATGTGATGGACGGTGTGTTTGTTCCAAACATCACTTTTGGTGCACAGACGGTACGGGCATTGCGCCATCACTCCGATGCCCTTTTCGACGTACACCTGATGATTGTTCAGCCAGAGCGTTACATCGAAGAGTTTGCACAGGCAGGAGCAGACATTATCACCGTCCACGCGGAGGCGTGCGTGCACTTACAACGGGTGCTGGCACAGATTCGGGAGTGTGGGGTGCGTGCGGGCGTTGCCCTCAATCCTGCTACCCCTCTGAGCGTTATCGAGTACGTTATTCCCGACATCGACCTGCTGCTGGTGATGACGGTGAACCCCGGTTTTGGCGGTCAGCGATTTATCCCCGAGATGTTGCGCAAAATCGCTCGTGCCCGTGCAATGCTGGATGAAGCGGGCAGTGACGCCTGGCTGGAGGTGGACGGTGGTATCAACGGTGTGACCACACCAATGGTGGTGCGAGCAGGGGCGCGGGTACTGGTGGCGGGGTCCTCGGTGTTCGGACATCCTGAGGGAGTGCGAGCGGGCGTGGAAGAACTGCGCCGAGCGGTGTGGGAGGCAGAGGAAAGGGTGTGA
- the dapF gene encoding diaminopimelate epimerase, giving the protein MVVLPFSKMQGVGNDFVVVAEEAVRSFSLPELARQLCVRRFAIGADGLLVVGRGERHAVRMRMFNPDGSEDMCGNGLRCVAKWAVLHGLVNRTRFVVESIDGDKPVELLSDGRVRVELGEPHLEPEQVPVLAEVAPVMNLPVETPGGVVSVTSLSTGSTHSVVFVDSLPADERFLRDSPAIENHPSFPQRTSVLWAVVESPSRLRMRIWERGVGETLACGTGACAAAVAAQLHGMAGDSVEVYSPGGVLHVQWRPGSPVILTGAAELVYEGRYPCNEVDA; this is encoded by the coding sequence ATGGTGGTTCTTCCCTTCTCCAAAATGCAGGGTGTGGGCAATGACTTTGTGGTCGTAGCGGAGGAGGCAGTTCGCTCGTTTTCCCTGCCCGAACTGGCGAGGCAGCTCTGTGTCAGACGGTTTGCCATTGGTGCGGATGGTCTGCTGGTCGTGGGGCGGGGTGAACGCCATGCGGTGCGGATGCGCATGTTCAACCCCGATGGCAGCGAGGATATGTGCGGAAACGGCTTGCGATGTGTGGCAAAGTGGGCGGTTCTGCATGGGCTGGTAAACCGAACCCGTTTTGTGGTGGAGAGCATTGATGGAGACAAGCCAGTGGAGCTGTTGTCCGATGGCAGGGTGCGCGTAGAGCTGGGAGAGCCCCACTTGGAGCCCGAGCAGGTGCCTGTGCTGGCAGAAGTCGCTCCTGTGATGAACCTGCCGGTAGAGACGCCGGGAGGTGTTGTCTCTGTCACCTCTCTTTCCACCGGCTCTACGCATAGTGTGGTGTTCGTGGATAGCCTGCCTGCCGATGAGCGGTTTCTGCGTGATAGCCCTGCCATTGAGAATCACCCATCGTTTCCTCAACGCACCAGCGTGCTGTGGGCGGTGGTAGAGAGCCCTTCCCGGCTGCGCATGCGCATCTGGGAGCGGGGAGTGGGGGAAACTTTAGCCTGTGGAACGGGCGCCTGCGCGGCGGCGGTGGCAGCACAACTGCACGGGATGGCGGGCGATTCGGTGGAGGTGTACTCGCCGGGTGGTGTATTACATGTACAGTGGCGCCCCGGCTCGCCGGTGATTCTGACCGGTGCTGCGGAGCTGGTGTACGAAGGTCGCTATCCCTGCAACGAGGTAGATGCATGA
- a CDS encoding D-alanyl-D-alanine dipeptidase, which produces MSDWRKKGSPEPIAALNRVPLRECGEPLVDIRKACPKVRVARKCIPFLRATVAEMLNHAQELLPAGYQLRVTTAYRTLEMQREHYEGYFHQLREKHPEWSYATLRRMTNRFFAPVDQKAPPGHCTGGAVDVQLLSASGKPLDVTSPYTGWQAAPTWIEGLTPEAHRNRMILVEAMLGAGFSNCRDEFWHYSYGDAAWAVRVGAPYCIYGLIELPLEWQKRLRK; this is translated from the coding sequence ATGAGCGATTGGCGCAAGAAAGGCAGTCCCGAACCCATAGCGGCTCTGAACAGAGTGCCTCTACGGGAATGTGGTGAGCCGCTGGTGGACATTCGCAAAGCCTGTCCGAAGGTGCGTGTGGCACGAAAGTGTATCCCATTCCTGCGCGCGACGGTCGCCGAGATGTTGAACCATGCTCAGGAACTGCTGCCCGCCGGTTATCAGCTGCGGGTCACGACCGCCTACCGTACGCTGGAGATGCAGCGTGAACACTATGAGGGGTACTTCCATCAGCTGCGCGAGAAACATCCGGAGTGGAGCTATGCCACCCTGCGGCGCATGACCAACCGTTTCTTTGCGCCGGTGGACCAGAAGGCACCGCCGGGGCACTGTACCGGTGGGGCGGTGGACGTGCAACTGCTGTCTGCCAGTGGCAAACCGCTGGACGTAACCTCGCCTTACACCGGGTGGCAAGCGGCGCCGACATGGATCGAGGGACTCACCCCCGAGGCACATCGCAACCGCATGATTCTGGTGGAAGCGATGCTGGGAGCGGGGTTCAGCAACTGTCGCGATGAGTTCTGGCACTACTCGTATGGTGACGCAGCCTGGGCAGTTCGTGTCGGGGCACCCTATTGCATCTATGGGCTTATCGAGTTGCCACTTGAGTGGCAGAAGCGTTTGCGGAAATAA
- a CDS encoding serine/threonine protein kinase codes for MISRVLAGRYELLEKLGEGSLFAAYRARDHETNALVTVKLLLPAFADDAALVNALKQCLTVTSPLNHPRIARILQVAEHEGQLVLVTEFVRGIHLKERIRRVAPFTLSVAVDIALAVAEGLESAHRAGIAHGDLRPHNIIVSQEGLIKITDFGLLPAFQASMMAQTAWLTRAAPYLPPEVSEGWHITPSADVYALGVILFEMLTGGVPFPADTPVAVALRHAKDPPPSPRAVNPGVPRAVEGIVLKAMQKLPEQRYPDMSSMLHDLRAVHDALRFGKPLSWSPLERAPESATTATHVRETRPAESEDTELRILKYLARVLAVLAGLIIIALAAVGFWITRPTKEVPVPDLRGKPLVEARRLAQETGLNLVVRQEEYNEQFPQGTIYLMQPEPGSSVKAGGAIQVWVSKGSRTVEVPNVQGFSEADARRRLVEAGLQVGKVEEKTHPTAPAGTVLSQSPAPQQRVNRDAPVDLVVSKGAVLPTLPEEGAERGFELVIPVKGAPDEVVQVRLEVQDALGVYTVLDEPHYGGEQLIVPVRARGRNIVFRIYYNNQLVHEEVRP; via the coding sequence GTGATTAGTCGGGTACTGGCTGGGCGATATGAGCTGCTCGAGAAGCTGGGGGAGGGGAGCCTCTTCGCTGCCTATCGCGCCAGAGACCACGAAACGAATGCGCTGGTCACCGTCAAGTTGCTGTTGCCTGCCTTTGCCGACGATGCAGCCCTTGTGAACGCGCTGAAACAGTGCCTGACCGTCACGTCACCTCTCAACCATCCGCGCATCGCTCGTATCCTGCAGGTTGCCGAGCACGAGGGTCAACTGGTGCTGGTGACCGAGTTCGTGCGGGGCATTCACCTGAAAGAGCGCATTCGCCGGGTGGCTCCGTTCACGCTGTCGGTTGCTGTGGACATCGCCCTGGCGGTGGCGGAAGGACTGGAAAGTGCACATCGCGCAGGGATAGCGCACGGCGACCTGCGCCCACACAACATCATTGTGTCCCAAGAGGGGCTGATCAAGATTACTGATTTTGGGCTGTTGCCCGCGTTTCAGGCTTCGATGATGGCTCAGACGGCCTGGCTGACTCGTGCAGCGCCCTATCTGCCGCCAGAAGTTTCGGAAGGATGGCACATTACGCCCTCTGCAGATGTGTATGCGCTGGGGGTGATTTTGTTCGAGATGCTCACCGGCGGTGTGCCGTTCCCCGCCGATACCCCGGTGGCAGTCGCGTTGCGTCATGCCAAGGACCCTCCTCCCAGCCCGCGCGCGGTGAATCCGGGTGTTCCTCGGGCGGTGGAGGGTATTGTGCTCAAAGCGATGCAGAAGCTACCGGAGCAGCGATACCCTGATATGAGTTCGATGCTTCACGACCTGCGGGCAGTACATGATGCATTGCGTTTCGGCAAGCCTTTGTCCTGGTCGCCACTGGAACGTGCGCCGGAGAGTGCGACCACCGCCACCCATGTCCGTGAGACGCGCCCTGCTGAGTCGGAAGACACCGAACTGCGCATCCTGAAGTATCTGGCGCGAGTGCTGGCGGTTCTGGCTGGGCTGATCATTATCGCACTGGCGGCAGTGGGGTTCTGGATAACTCGTCCGACCAAGGAGGTGCCTGTTCCTGACTTGCGCGGCAAGCCTCTGGTAGAGGCGCGGCGGTTAGCGCAGGAGACGGGGCTCAACCTGGTCGTGCGACAGGAAGAATACAACGAGCAGTTTCCGCAGGGAACGATTTATCTGATGCAACCGGAGCCGGGAAGCAGTGTCAAAGCGGGTGGAGCCATACAGGTATGGGTGAGCAAAGGCTCTCGTACCGTAGAGGTTCCCAACGTTCAGGGATTCAGTGAAGCGGATGCGCGCAGGAGACTCGTGGAGGCGGGCTTGCAGGTTGGAAAGGTGGAGGAAAAAACGCACCCTACAGCCCCCGCCGGCACGGTACTCTCTCAATCTCCCGCTCCTCAGCAAAGAGTGAACAGGGACGCCCCGGTGGACCTGGTGGTCAGCAAAGGTGCTGTCCTGCCGACCTTGCCCGAAGAGGGAGCGGAGCGCGGCTTTGAGCTGGTGATCCCGGTGAAAGGTGCCCCTGACGAGGTGGTGCAGGTGCGCCTGGAGGTGCAGGATGCTCTGGGGGTGTACACTGTTCTGGATGAGCCCCACTACGGTGGAGAACAGCTCATCGTTCCCGTTCGCGCACGTGGGCGGAACATTGTCTTCCGCATCTATTACAACAACCAGCTAGTGCACGAAGAGGTGCGCCCATGA
- the aroB gene encoding 3-dehydroquinate synthase, whose protein sequence is METANSLLTLHVRLGERSYPILIGSGVLRDASAHLRALQPSQVVLITHPHLAQWYGEPLRVALEQEGVPTHLLTVPAGERTKRWAVAGRLLRQMAQLALDRRCVVVALGGGVIGDLAGFVSACYLRGVRMVQIPTTLLAQVDSSVGGKTGVNLPEGKNLVGAFHQPSLVWIDTDTLKTLPRRQFRAGLAEVLKYGIIADEALWQRVNAEAASLRQGHSVRLAEIIYRCCEIKSNIVSEDETEQGIRAILNFGHTVGHALEAVAGYSRLLHGEAVSIGMVSAALVGEVLGVTPAGTAEEIARALRALGLPVALPRGVQFESLLDVMARDKKARDGQVRFVLIERIGQARLPVVVKEKEVLHALSVHRERFGEGTV, encoded by the coding sequence ATGGAAACCGCCAACTCTTTGCTGACACTTCACGTCCGACTGGGCGAACGTAGCTACCCCATCCTCATCGGTTCTGGGGTGCTACGGGACGCATCAGCGCACTTGCGTGCTTTGCAACCTTCACAGGTGGTTCTCATCACCCACCCCCACCTGGCGCAGTGGTATGGTGAACCTCTGAGGGTGGCTCTGGAGCAGGAAGGGGTTCCCACGCATCTGCTGACAGTTCCTGCCGGTGAGCGCACGAAGCGATGGGCGGTCGCCGGTCGCTTGCTTCGGCAGATGGCGCAGCTGGCTCTGGACAGACGTTGCGTCGTGGTCGCGCTGGGAGGGGGTGTCATCGGTGACCTGGCGGGTTTTGTCTCTGCCTGCTATCTGCGCGGTGTACGCATGGTGCAGATTCCCACCACCTTGCTGGCGCAGGTGGACTCCAGTGTGGGTGGGAAGACAGGGGTGAATCTTCCCGAGGGCAAAAACCTGGTGGGGGCGTTTCACCAGCCTTCACTCGTGTGGATAGATACCGACACCTTGAAAACGCTCCCTCGTCGCCAATTTCGGGCGGGCTTAGCAGAGGTACTGAAGTATGGTATAATCGCAGACGAGGCGTTATGGCAGAGGGTGAACGCCGAAGCGGCTTCCCTGCGGCAGGGACACAGCGTACGCCTTGCCGAGATTATCTACCGCTGTTGCGAGATAAAATCGAACATTGTCTCGGAAGACGAGACCGAGCAAGGCATCCGCGCTATCCTGAACTTCGGACACACGGTGGGGCACGCTCTGGAGGCTGTGGCAGGCTATAGTCGCCTGTTGCATGGCGAAGCGGTATCCATCGGTATGGTCTCTGCTGCGCTGGTGGGAGAGGTGCTGGGAGTGACGCCTGCCGGAACAGCGGAGGAGATAGCGCGCGCCTTGCGTGCTCTGGGCTTGCCCGTTGCCCTCCCGCGTGGTGTGCAGTTTGAATCTCTGCTGGATGTCATGGCGCGCGACAAGAAAGCGCGCGATGGGCAGGTGCGTTTCGTGCTGATTGAGCGTATTGGGCAGGCACGTTTGCCGGTTGTGGTGAAAGAGAAAGAGGTGCTTCACGCGCTGAGTGTGCACCGTGAAAGGTTCGGCGAGGGGACTGTGTGA
- a CDS encoding diacylglycerol kinase, giving the protein MTWRIVETAHAGQATELARQAAEEGVPIVVAAGGDGTCSEVVNGIIGTPARLGILPLGTGNDFARCAGIGENLQIAVENLFTGKPHRVDLGWVNGRYFINIAGCGLDAAVAQRVNRGFRFLSGTAAYIAAVAQTILTFQPPHMHITTDSEDLHVRALLCTVANSPSYGGGMRIAPYAQIDDGWLDVCIARAVSKWEFARVFPRVFSGTHISHPSFLMQKSRQIWVESDPPAPVLVDGDVMGTTPAEFRISPGAIEVILPAK; this is encoded by the coding sequence ATGACATGGCGCATCGTGGAGACCGCTCATGCCGGGCAAGCCACCGAACTGGCAAGACAGGCAGCGGAGGAAGGGGTACCCATCGTGGTAGCCGCAGGTGGCGATGGCACCTGCAGCGAGGTGGTCAACGGTATCATCGGCACGCCCGCACGGTTGGGTATCTTACCGCTGGGTACCGGAAATGACTTTGCCCGTTGCGCTGGCATCGGCGAGAATCTGCAGATAGCGGTGGAAAACCTCTTCACGGGCAAACCACACCGTGTAGACCTCGGCTGGGTGAACGGCAGATACTTTATCAACATCGCGGGATGCGGTTTGGATGCCGCTGTGGCACAACGGGTGAACAGGGGTTTCCGTTTTCTGAGCGGTACTGCCGCATACATCGCAGCAGTTGCCCAGACTATCCTCACCTTTCAACCTCCACACATGCATATTACGACGGATAGCGAAGACCTGCACGTGCGTGCTTTGTTGTGCACGGTAGCGAATAGCCCGTCATACGGCGGTGGAATGCGAATCGCGCCTTATGCCCAGATAGACGACGGCTGGCTGGACGTGTGCATCGCTCGGGCAGTCAGCAAATGGGAGTTCGCACGAGTCTTCCCACGAGTTTTTAGCGGCACCCACATCTCCCACCCCAGCTTTCTCATGCAAAAGTCCCGGCAGATATGGGTGGAGAGCGACCCACCAGCGCCCGTACTGGTAGACGGTGACGTGATGGGAACCACCCCTGCGGAGTTTCGCATCTCTCCCGGAGCGATAGAGGTGATCCTGCCGGCGAAGTAG
- a CDS encoding riboflavin biosynthesis protein RibD, with protein MRRALALARRGFTAPNPMVGAVLVKEGRVVGEGYHRRAGMPHAEVEALRRAGENARGATLYVTLEPCSHWGRTPPCADALIEAGVRCVYAAMQDPNPQVAGRGFQKLREAGIEVQVGVLEEQARQLNEIFVKYHTTGMPFVTVKAAMSLDGKIATHTGDSKWITDEPARRLAHRLRAQHDAVLVGIGTVLQDDPLLTVRLPRLREPLHRWRVVVDSRLRCPEEAQVLRVEDSPTLIATTESASPEKVARLRERGVQVEVLPDEGGRVDLGALMKLLAHRGVTGVFCEGGGTLIASLLAKRLVDKVVFFYAPCIIGGQAAPTAVEGEGYACVEGCLRLDRVYWRRVGRDRMVQAYPVWEDNEECSPAS; from the coding sequence ATGCGCCGCGCGTTGGCACTGGCACGGCGAGGGTTCACTGCTCCGAATCCGATGGTGGGAGCAGTGCTCGTCAAAGAGGGGCGCGTGGTCGGGGAAGGATATCATCGGCGGGCGGGGATGCCCCATGCGGAGGTAGAAGCGCTGCGTCGCGCCGGTGAAAATGCCCGCGGCGCTACCCTGTACGTCACGCTGGAACCGTGCAGCCACTGGGGACGTACTCCGCCGTGCGCCGATGCGCTGATTGAGGCTGGGGTGCGGTGTGTGTATGCTGCCATGCAGGACCCCAATCCGCAGGTGGCAGGCAGGGGGTTCCAAAAACTGCGCGAGGCAGGTATCGAGGTGCAGGTAGGCGTGCTGGAAGAGCAGGCGCGACAGCTGAACGAGATATTCGTCAAGTATCACACCACGGGAATGCCCTTTGTGACGGTCAAGGCGGCGATGTCTCTGGACGGCAAAATCGCCACACATACAGGCGACAGCAAGTGGATTACCGACGAGCCTGCCCGTCGGCTGGCACATCGTCTTCGCGCACAGCATGACGCCGTGCTGGTGGGCATCGGAACGGTGTTGCAGGATGACCCGCTGTTGACAGTGCGCCTGCCCCGCCTGAGAGAACCTCTGCATCGCTGGCGTGTGGTGGTGGACAGTCGCCTGCGCTGTCCTGAAGAGGCACAGGTGTTGCGTGTAGAGGATTCCCCAACGCTCATCGCCACCACCGAATCCGCCTCGCCGGAGAAAGTGGCACGTTTGCGAGAACGGGGGGTGCAGGTGGAGGTTCTGCCCGACGAAGGCGGACGGGTGGACCTGGGTGCGCTGATGAAGTTGCTGGCGCATCGGGGCGTCACCGGCGTGTTCTGCGAGGGCGGTGGGACGTTGATTGCCAGTTTGCTGGCGAAGAGGCTGGTGGACAAGGTCGTGTTTTTCTACGCGCCCTGCATCATCGGGGGACAAGCTGCTCCCACTGCCGTGGAGGGGGAGGGCTATGCGTGTGTAGAGGGATGTCTGAGGCTGGATAGGGTATACTGGAGAAGGGTCGGACGAGACAGGATGGTGCAGGCGTATCCGGTTTGGGAGGACAACGAGGAATGTTCACCGGCATCGTGA
- the ribE gene encoding riboflavin synthase subunit alpha: protein MFTGIVKELGQVERIEASADGARLTIRASEIAPRVQVGDSVAINGVCLTVTRKEGERLWFDAVPETLRRSNLGTLKPGDRVNLEDALRMGDAMGGHFVQGHVDTTGIVQRLVPEGNAVVMVIRVGEEWVRYLVSKGSVAVDGVSLTVVDVGTSDFSVWLIPHTRMVTTLGLRRPGDAVNVEFDMLAKYIEKLLQFRRESGGVDMALLRRAGFVE from the coding sequence ATGTTCACCGGCATCGTGAAGGAACTGGGCCAGGTAGAACGTATAGAAGCGAGTGCGGACGGTGCGCGCCTGACAATACGGGCTTCCGAGATCGCTCCTCGCGTGCAGGTCGGTGATAGCGTGGCAATCAACGGGGTATGCCTGACCGTCACTCGCAAGGAAGGCGAGCGGTTATGGTTTGATGCGGTTCCGGAGACGTTGAGACGCAGTAATCTGGGTACGCTGAAGCCGGGGGACAGGGTGAATCTGGAAGATGCGTTGCGCATGGGCGATGCTATGGGGGGGCACTTTGTGCAAGGGCATGTGGATACCACCGGTATCGTGCAGCGGCTCGTTCCAGAGGGTAACGCGGTGGTGATGGTCATTCGCGTCGGCGAGGAGTGGGTGCGCTATCTGGTGTCCAAAGGCTCGGTGGCGGTGGATGGCGTCAGCTTGACGGTGGTGGACGTGGGCACAAGCGATTTCAGCGTCTGGCTGATTCCGCACACCCGCATGGTGACCACTCTGGGGCTGCGCCGGCCGGGAGATGCGGTGAATGTGGAGTTTGACATGCTGGCAAAGTATATCGAGAAGCTGCTGCAGTTTCGGCGGGAGAGCGGCGGGGTAGATATGGCTCTGTTAAGGCGGGCGGGATTTGTGGAGTAA
- the aroK gene encoding shikimate kinase: MHPRASRTLMQHRSLPNVALIGFMGTGKSLLGQMLAQRWGWKFVDTDSLVEQRVGCSVAQIFEHFGEEYFRQQETEVLHSLENLHHLVIATGGGVPTRPENVRSLRRHAVIVLLTAQPEVILQRVQPVTTRPKLASAPDPLAEIRRLMSERETAYACADVRVDTSTLSPEEAVECIEELVREWKPPTLC, encoded by the coding sequence ATGCACCCCCGCGCTTCTCGTACGCTCATGCAGCACCGGTCACTTCCAAACGTTGCACTCATCGGTTTCATGGGCACCGGCAAGAGCTTGCTGGGGCAGATGCTGGCGCAGCGGTGGGGGTGGAAGTTCGTAGACACCGACTCGCTGGTGGAACAGAGGGTGGGTTGCAGCGTCGCACAGATATTCGAACACTTTGGAGAGGAATATTTCCGCCAGCAGGAGACGGAAGTGCTGCATAGTCTGGAAAACCTGCACCATCTGGTGATTGCTACCGGGGGAGGAGTGCCCACGCGCCCCGAAAACGTGCGCTCCCTACGCCGACATGCCGTCATCGTCTTGTTGACGGCACAACCGGAAGTCATCCTGCAGCGCGTTCAGCCAGTCACGACGCGCCCGAAACTGGCTTCTGCCCCCGACCCCCTGGCGGAGATACGCCGATTGATGTCTGAACGTGAAACCGCCTACGCATGTGCCGATGTGCGTGTGGATACCTCTACGCTTTCACCCGAAGAGGCGGTAGAATGTATTGAGGAGCTGGTGAGAGAATGGAAACCGCCAACTCTTTGCTGA